A portion of the Nitratidesulfovibrio termitidis HI1 genome contains these proteins:
- a CDS encoding FAD-binding oxidoreductase, with translation MPDRNLPPTSDSSPRFVLTDHHRAAIVAAVGEAAVLHAPGQPYDRDASELRASADLVVLPETVQQVQALLRCASAHGIPVIPRGGGTGLAGGCLAVRGGVVLSLERMNRIRAIDPRNLVAEVEAGVISQHVRDAAAEQGLFYPPDPAGMDRSTIGGNVATNAGGPACVKYGVTRDYVLGVEAVLPDGELLRAGVRTRKGVVGYDMAHLLCGSEGTLGVITALTLKLVPLPPATVSMAVAFPDMAAAMRGVAAVLGGGHLPSAIEFLDHRCIRLLGELLPIPVPGDKPSLLIIELDGPREQIVPELDLVAAICRQQGATHVLPAADEETRARVWGARRQVSLRIHDYAALYMSEDVAVPLGAIADLVAALPEFEQRYGMEIFAFGHAGDGNIHLNVTAPTRDTRDVVEQGIVALVGKVLELGGTISGEHGIGEAKKHLLPLELSPASIRLQQGIRQVFDPKGIMNPGKVFG, from the coding sequence ATGCCTGACCGCAATCTGCCCCCGACCTCCGATTCCTCCCCCCGTTTCGTGCTCACCGACCACCACCGCGCCGCCATCGTGGCTGCCGTGGGCGAAGCCGCCGTGTTGCACGCCCCCGGCCAACCCTACGACCGCGATGCCTCGGAACTGCGCGCCTCCGCTGACCTGGTGGTGCTGCCGGAAACCGTGCAGCAGGTGCAGGCGCTGCTGCGTTGCGCCAGTGCCCATGGCATCCCGGTCATTCCGCGTGGCGGCGGCACCGGCCTTGCTGGCGGCTGCCTTGCCGTGCGCGGCGGGGTGGTGCTGTCGCTGGAGCGTATGAACCGCATCCGCGCCATCGACCCTCGCAACCTGGTGGCCGAAGTGGAGGCGGGCGTCATCTCGCAGCATGTGCGCGATGCTGCCGCCGAACAGGGCCTGTTCTATCCGCCGGACCCGGCGGGCATGGACCGTTCCACCATCGGCGGCAACGTGGCCACCAACGCGGGCGGCCCTGCCTGCGTCAAGTACGGCGTCACCCGTGACTACGTGCTGGGCGTGGAGGCCGTGCTGCCCGATGGCGAACTGCTGCGCGCCGGAGTGCGCACCCGCAAGGGCGTGGTGGGCTACGACATGGCCCACCTGCTGTGCGGCTCGGAAGGCACGCTGGGGGTCATCACCGCGCTGACCCTGAAGCTGGTGCCCCTGCCGCCCGCCACCGTGAGCATGGCCGTGGCCTTCCCCGACATGGCCGCCGCCATGCGCGGCGTGGCCGCCGTGCTGGGGGGCGGTCACCTGCCCTCGGCCATCGAATTCCTGGACCACCGCTGCATCCGCCTGCTGGGCGAACTGCTGCCCATCCCCGTGCCCGGCGACAAGCCCTCGCTGCTGATCATCGAACTGGACGGCCCCCGCGAGCAGATCGTGCCCGAGCTTGATCTTGTGGCCGCCATCTGCCGTCAGCAGGGCGCCACCCACGTGCTGCCCGCCGCCGACGAGGAAACCCGCGCCCGCGTGTGGGGTGCGCGCCGTCAGGTGTCGCTGCGCATCCACGACTATGCCGCCCTGTACATGTCCGAGGACGTGGCCGTGCCCCTTGGGGCCATCGCCGATCTGGTGGCCGCGCTGCCGGAGTTCGAGCAGCGCTACGGCATGGAGATCTTCGCCTTCGGCCACGCGGGCGACGGCAACATCCACCTCAACGTCACCGCCCCCACCCGCGATACCCGCGACGTGGTGGAGCAGGGCATCGTGGCCCTGGTGGGCAAGGTGCTGGAACTTGGCGGCACCATTTCCGGCGAGCACGGCATTGGCGAAGCCAAGAAGCACCTGCTGCCCCTGGAACTCTCCCCCGCCTCCATCCGCCTGCAACAGGGCATTCGCCAGGTGTTCGACCCCAAGGGCATCATGAACCCCGGCAAGGTGTTCGGGTAG
- a CDS encoding amino acid ABC transporter permease, with translation MFDVDFLVDRVFPQLNAGLWMSVKLIVPSAVFGLLFGVIIGIVRVFGKPWMQRVANAYTALFRGVPLLVQLFILYFGLPNIGIYLEPYAASVLGFILCSAAYNSEYVRGALLSIRQGQLSAAQALGFSTMQTLVSIVVPQAVRRALPGCGNEIVYLIKYSSLAYVITCIELTGEAKVLASRTFRFTEVFLVVGAYYLFLVTVASWLLHKVEERFHIPGFGRPRQ, from the coding sequence GTGTTCGACGTCGATTTTCTCGTCGACCGGGTGTTCCCCCAGTTGAACGCCGGGCTGTGGATGAGCGTGAAGCTCATCGTGCCTTCCGCCGTGTTCGGCCTGCTGTTCGGGGTGATCATCGGGATCGTGCGGGTGTTCGGCAAGCCTTGGATGCAGCGCGTTGCCAACGCCTACACCGCCCTTTTCCGGGGGGTGCCGCTGCTGGTGCAGCTGTTCATCCTCTATTTCGGCCTGCCCAACATCGGCATCTACCTCGAACCGTACGCGGCGTCGGTGCTGGGTTTCATCCTGTGCAGCGCGGCCTACAATTCGGAATACGTGCGCGGCGCGCTGCTCTCCATCCGTCAGGGGCAGCTCAGCGCGGCCCAGGCGCTGGGTTTCAGCACCATGCAGACGCTCGTGTCCATCGTGGTGCCCCAGGCCGTGCGGCGCGCGTTGCCCGGCTGCGGCAACGAGATCGTCTATCTCATCAAGTACTCGTCCCTCGCCTACGTGATCACGTGCATCGAGCTCACGGGCGAGGCCAAGGTGCTCGCGTCCCGCACCTTCCGGTTCACCGAGGTGTTCCTGGTGGTGGGCGCGTACTACCTGTTCCTTGTCACCGTGGCTTCGTGGCTGCTCCACAAGGTGGAGGAGCGCTTCCACATTCCCGGGTTCGGTCGCCCGCGCCAGTAG
- a CDS encoding amino acid ABC transporter ATP-binding protein, with product MATPESVTTSGTPILRLENIGKTLGGKRILSDISMDVDKGELKVLIGPSGAGKSTLLQCINYLIPPDEGHIRLEGRLVDAARRSELYAFRQQVGMIFQDFNLFDHLDALNNVSIALRKVRGMSRKAAAERAMAELERVGLANRATLYPAQLSGGQKQRVAIARALAMDPKVMLLDEPTSALDPELVGEVLAVIRDLARGGMTMVMASHQMDFTRALAHEILFMEQGRIIERGSPAELLAPGSGTRTADFCSRLTDLCEECS from the coding sequence ATGGCCACGCCCGAAAGCGTCACCACGTCCGGCACTCCCATCCTGCGCCTCGAGAACATCGGCAAGACCCTTGGCGGCAAGCGCATCCTGTCCGACATTTCCATGGATGTGGACAAGGGCGAACTGAAGGTGCTCATCGGCCCTTCCGGCGCGGGCAAGAGCACGCTCTTGCAGTGTATCAACTATCTCATTCCGCCGGACGAGGGGCACATCCGTCTGGAAGGTCGGCTGGTGGATGCGGCGCGCAGGTCCGAACTCTACGCCTTTCGCCAGCAGGTGGGGATGATCTTTCAGGATTTCAACCTGTTCGACCATCTGGACGCGCTGAACAACGTGTCCATCGCCTTGCGCAAGGTGCGCGGCATGAGCCGCAAGGCCGCCGCCGAACGGGCCATGGCCGAACTGGAACGGGTGGGCCTGGCCAACCGTGCCACCCTGTACCCGGCCCAGCTTTCCGGCGGCCAGAAGCAGCGCGTGGCCATTGCCCGCGCCCTGGCCATGGACCCCAAGGTCATGCTGCTGGACGAGCCCACCTCTGCCCTTGACCCCGAACTGGTGGGCGAAGTGCTGGCGGTCATCCGTGACCTTGCCCGCGGCGGCATGACCATGGTCATGGCCTCGCACCAGATGGACTTTACCCGCGCCCTGGCCCACGAAATCCTGTTCATGGAGCAGGGCCGGATCATCGAACGCGGGTCTCCGGCGGAACTGCTGGCCCCCGGCTCCGGCACCCGCACCGCCGATTTCTGCAGCCGCCTGACCGACCTGTGCGAGGAGTGCAGCTAG
- a CDS encoding amino acid ABC transporter permease, with the protein MLESITTIIEALPYILEGSLVTVATVFGAMSLGLLLGVPMSVAQVYGAWPVRYVVGFYVWFFRGMPILVLLLLFYFGLFQLIGLNLSAFTASCLVLGMTSAAYQSQIFRGAILSLPQGQLRAARALGMSDGTAIRSIVLPQALRLSIPGWSNEYSILLKDSALAFVLGTPEIMARTHFVASRTYEHLPLYMTAGALYFVITLIGLKVLRRLEHKLHIPGYASHGPL; encoded by the coding sequence ATGCTTGAAAGCATTACCACCATCATAGAGGCCCTGCCGTACATTCTGGAAGGCAGCCTCGTCACCGTCGCCACCGTGTTCGGGGCCATGTCGCTGGGCCTTCTGCTCGGCGTGCCCATGTCCGTGGCCCAGGTGTACGGGGCATGGCCCGTGCGCTACGTCGTGGGGTTCTACGTCTGGTTCTTCCGGGGCATGCCCATCCTGGTGCTGCTGCTGCTGTTCTATTTCGGGCTGTTCCAGCTCATCGGGCTGAACCTTTCGGCCTTCACCGCCTCGTGCCTGGTGCTGGGCATGACCAGCGCCGCCTACCAGTCGCAGATATTCCGGGGGGCCATCCTGTCCTTGCCGCAGGGGCAGTTGCGCGCCGCGCGCGCCCTGGGCATGAGCGACGGCACCGCCATCCGCTCCATCGTCCTGCCGCAGGCCCTGCGCCTGTCCATTCCCGGCTGGTCCAACGAATACTCCATCCTGCTCAAGGATTCCGCGCTGGCCTTCGTGCTCGGCACGCCCGAGATCATGGCCCGCACCCACTTCGTGGCCTCGCGCACCTACGAGCACCTGCCGTTGTACATGACGGCGGGCGCGCTCTACTTCGTCATCACCCTGATCGGGCTCAAGGTGTTGCGCCGTCTCGAACACAAGCTGCACATTCCGGGCTATGCCAGCCACGGACCGTTATAA
- a CDS encoding ABC transporter substrate-binding protein, with product MFRMTTLVAALALVLALGGVAFAEKTYINGIDANYPPFAYVDKSGKPAGFDVDSMNWIAKKMGFKVTHQPMDWDGIIPNLLAKKIDMVCSGMSITEERRQKVNFSNPYWNVKQVFIAKKGSTLNADQILKGKVKLGVQRGTSEAEALQKDKEAKGYGYDLRFYDSAPLAIEDVLNGRIEAATMDNLPADDAAAKGKAIQVVGLYGDPEDFGVATRKEDAELLKLINDGYKLLMADPYWEQLKQKHLAKK from the coding sequence ATGTTCAGAATGACCACCCTTGTGGCGGCCCTGGCCCTGGTCCTGGCGCTTGGCGGCGTGGCCTTTGCCGAAAAGACCTACATCAACGGCATCGACGCCAACTACCCCCCCTTCGCCTACGTGGACAAAAGCGGCAAGCCTGCCGGCTTCGACGTGGATTCCATGAACTGGATCGCCAAGAAGATGGGCTTCAAGGTCACCCACCAGCCCATGGACTGGGACGGCATCATCCCCAACCTGCTGGCCAAGAAGATCGACATGGTCTGCTCCGGCATGTCCATCACCGAAGAACGCCGCCAGAAGGTCAACTTCTCGAACCCCTACTGGAACGTGAAGCAGGTCTTCATCGCCAAGAAGGGCTCCACCCTCAACGCCGACCAGATCCTGAAGGGCAAGGTGAAGCTGGGCGTGCAGCGCGGCACCTCCGAGGCCGAAGCCCTGCAGAAGGACAAGGAAGCCAAGGGCTACGGCTATGACCTGCGCTTCTACGATTCCGCCCCGCTGGCCATCGAGGACGTGCTGAACGGCCGCATCGAAGCCGCCACCATGGACAACCTGCCCGCCGACGACGCCGCCGCCAAGGGCAAGGCCATCCAGGTCGTGGGTCTGTACGGCGACCCCGAAGACTTCGGCGTGGCCACCCGCAAGGAAGACGCCGAACTGCTGAAGCTGATCAACGACGGCTACAAGCTGCTCATGGCCGACCCCTACTGGGAACAGCTGAAGCAGAAGCACCTGGCCAAGAAGTAA
- a CDS encoding flavin reductase family protein, with amino-acid sequence MKKSLGARTLAYPTPLFLVGTYDRDSRPNIMAAAWAGICCSQPPSIAVSLRKATYTYRSITERGAFTISIPSRVYVRHADYAGIYSGENEDKFASLGLTPVPGEHVDAPYVGEFPMAIELKLIHQIEIGLHTQFIGEIMDVKVDESCLRDDGLPDINKVDPVVFAPVSREYYAVGEFLAKAFSAGKGLRS; translated from the coding sequence ATGAAGAAATCCCTGGGTGCGCGCACCCTTGCCTATCCCACTCCGCTCTTTCTCGTGGGCACCTACGACCGCGATTCCCGCCCCAACATCATGGCGGCGGCGTGGGCGGGCATCTGCTGCTCGCAGCCGCCGAGCATCGCCGTTTCGTTGCGCAAGGCCACCTATACCTACCGCTCCATCACCGAACGCGGGGCGTTCACCATCTCCATCCCCTCGCGCGTCTATGTGCGCCATGCGGATTACGCGGGCATCTATTCCGGCGAGAACGAGGACAAATTCGCCTCGCTGGGCCTCACCCCCGTGCCGGGTGAACACGTGGACGCGCCCTATGTGGGCGAATTTCCCATGGCCATCGAACTGAAGCTGATCCACCAGATAGAGATCGGCCTGCACACGCAGTTCATCGGCGAGATCATGGACGTGAAGGTGGACGAATCCTGCCTGCGCGACGACGGCCTGCCCGACATCAACAAGGTGGACCCGGTGGTGTTTGCCCCGGTTTCGCGCGAATACTACGCCGTGGGCGAGTTTCTTGCCAAGGCGTTCTCCGCGGGCAAGGGGCTGCGTTCCTGA
- a CDS encoding nucleoside-diphosphate sugar epimerase/dehydratase: MTLCSVQAAPWRTTLLLALADTAVIICVTLTAALLRDLAGSGIQWEFYPRLLPFLLLLPVFNAVFGLYSGITLPPPQELKKLTLGAAMAFLCAGSFTFFARGGERYSRVAFLLAWLGCTVALPLCRHWLRTRLARHAWWGTPVVILGGGAPAREVVHTLRERPLLGLRPVACVPPDGDPALSAEECGLGCCACDDEAVRLYPHAYALLLLDSYAEGEARHRIVEATARFRNVLIMPPSPREGHACGSAPWTSAGCWACWCARTCWTPTGCA, from the coding sequence ATGACACTCTGCTCGGTCCAGGCCGCGCCCTGGCGTACCACCCTGCTGCTGGCGCTGGCGGATACCGCCGTCATCATCTGCGTCACGCTGACGGCGGCCCTGCTGCGCGACCTTGCGGGCAGCGGCATCCAATGGGAGTTCTACCCGCGACTGCTGCCCTTCCTGCTGCTGCTGCCGGTGTTCAACGCGGTGTTCGGGCTGTATTCGGGCATAACCCTGCCTCCCCCACAGGAGCTGAAAAAGCTCACCCTTGGCGCCGCCATGGCCTTTCTGTGCGCCGGTTCGTTCACCTTCTTCGCCAGAGGGGGTGAACGCTATTCGCGTGTGGCCTTCCTGCTGGCGTGGCTGGGATGCACCGTGGCCCTGCCGCTGTGCCGCCACTGGCTGCGCACCCGCCTTGCCCGTCACGCATGGTGGGGAACACCGGTCGTGATCCTGGGCGGCGGCGCCCCCGCCCGGGAAGTGGTGCACACCCTGCGCGAGCGCCCTCTGCTGGGCCTGCGCCCCGTGGCCTGTGTGCCGCCGGATGGCGATCCGGCCCTATCCGCGGAAGAGTGCGGCCTTGGCTGCTGCGCCTGCGACGATGAGGCAGTACGCCTGTACCCCCACGCCTATGCCTTGCTGCTGCTCGACAGCTACGCCGAAGGAGAGGCGCGCCACCGCATCGTCGAGGCCACGGCGCGGTTCCGCAACGTGCTGATCATGCCCCCTTCTCCACGGGAGGGGCACGCCTGTGGGTCAGCGCCATGGACATCGGCGGGCTGCTGGGCCTGCTGGTGCGCCAGAACCTGCTGGACGCCAACCGGGTGCGCCTGA
- a CDS encoding exopolysaccharide biosynthesis polyprenyl glycosylphosphotransferase — protein MDIGGLLGLLVRQNLLDANRVRLKRAIDLLLTLGTAVLVLPLILAIAVWIRMDSKGAPLFTQRRIGQNGREMHILKFRTMVQDAECVLHDCLATNPELNAEWERDQKLKCDPRITRAGAFLRKTSLDELPQLWNVLRGEMSLVGPRPIVQDEVAKYGEVFDLYTRVKPGITGLWQVSGRNDVSYQQRVEMDRYYICNWSVWFDIWILAKTVPVVLQRNGAY, from the coding sequence ATGGACATCGGCGGGCTGCTGGGCCTGCTGGTGCGCCAGAACCTGCTGGACGCCAACCGGGTGCGCCTGAAGCGGGCCATAGACCTGCTGCTCACGCTGGGCACCGCCGTACTGGTCCTGCCGCTGATCCTGGCCATTGCCGTATGGATACGCATGGACAGCAAGGGGGCGCCCCTCTTCACCCAGCGCCGCATCGGCCAGAATGGCCGCGAGATGCATATCCTGAAGTTCCGCACCATGGTCCAGGACGCCGAATGCGTGCTGCACGACTGCCTGGCGACAAATCCCGAATTGAACGCCGAATGGGAACGGGACCAGAAGCTGAAGTGCGACCCCCGGATAACCCGGGCAGGGGCCTTCCTGCGCAAGACCAGCCTGGACGAGTTGCCGCAATTGTGGAACGTGCTGCGAGGCGAGATGAGCCTTGTGGGCCCGCGCCCCATCGTGCAGGACGAGGTGGCCAAGTACGGCGAGGTGTTCGATCTGTACACCCGCGTCAAGCCGGGCATCACCGGGCTGTGGCAGGTTTCCGGTCGCAACGACGTCAGTTACCAGCAGCGTGTGGAAATGGACCGCTACTACATCTGCAACTGGTCGGTGTGGTTCGACATCTGGATTCTGGCCAAGACCGTGCCGGTGGTATTGCAGCGCAACGGGGCGTACTAG
- a CDS encoding glycosyltransferase — MKVAIVHYWLVGMRGGEKVVEALCRMYPQADVFTHVVDRSRLSRELLAHDIRTTFIGRLPGAVRHYKKYLPLMPLALEQLDLRAYDLVISSESGPAKGVLTRADTLHVCYCHSPMRYLWDFYQDYLDEAGWFMRGMMRPWFHYLRMWDAVSAMRVDRCVANSRTVAARIRKHWRRDAVVVTPPVDVDPFAPAEPSRPAAGSPYLCLGQLVGYKRVDLAVRACTATNRPLVVAGEGEMRRALEAMAGPTVRFVGRLDTAAMSTMYAQSRALLFPGEEDFGMVPVEAMAAGRPVIAYGRGGALETVVDGETGMFFSEQSVDALMAAMDRFEREEQRFDPLRIAAHARNFGEERFRAEFGAVVDESLREMAGPGTMQPPGRGR; from the coding sequence ATGAAGGTAGCCATCGTCCATTACTGGCTCGTGGGCATGCGCGGCGGCGAAAAGGTGGTCGAGGCGCTGTGCCGCATGTATCCGCAGGCCGACGTGTTCACCCACGTGGTCGATCGCAGCCGCCTTTCGCGTGAATTGCTGGCGCACGACATCCGCACCACGTTCATCGGGCGCCTGCCCGGCGCGGTGCGGCATTACAAGAAATACCTGCCGCTCATGCCCCTGGCGCTGGAACAGTTGGACCTGCGCGCCTACGATCTGGTCATTTCCAGTGAATCCGGGCCGGCCAAAGGGGTGCTGACCCGCGCGGATACCCTCCATGTCTGCTACTGCCACAGCCCCATGCGCTACCTGTGGGACTTCTATCAGGATTACCTGGATGAGGCGGGATGGTTCATGCGGGGCATGATGCGCCCGTGGTTCCATTACCTGCGCATGTGGGACGCCGTGTCGGCCATGCGGGTGGACCGTTGCGTGGCCAATTCGCGCACGGTGGCGGCGCGCATCCGCAAGCACTGGCGGCGTGACGCGGTCGTCGTGACCCCGCCTGTCGATGTGGACCCCTTTGCGCCAGCCGAGCCTTCGCGCCCAGCGGCGGGGTCACCCTATCTGTGTCTTGGGCAACTCGTGGGCTACAAGCGGGTGGACCTTGCCGTGCGCGCCTGCACCGCCACCAACCGTCCGCTGGTGGTAGCGGGCGAGGGGGAAATGCGTCGTGCACTGGAGGCCATGGCCGGACCCACGGTACGTTTCGTGGGGCGGTTGGACACTGCCGCCATGAGCACCATGTATGCTCAGAGCCGTGCGCTGCTGTTTCCGGGAGAGGAGGATTTCGGCATGGTCCCGGTAGAGGCCATGGCCGCCGGGCGTCCGGTCATCGCCTATGGGCGGGGGGGGGCGCTGGAGACGGTGGTGGACGGCGAGACGGGGATGTTCTTCAGTGAGCAGAGCGTGGATGCACTGATGGCCGCGATGGATCGCTTCGAGCGTGAGGAGCAGCGGTTCGATCCGTTGCGCATCGCCGCGCATGCCCGGAATTTTGGCGAGGAACGGTTCCGGGCGGAGTTCGGCGCGGTGGTGGACGAGTCCCTGCGCGAAATGGCGGGGCCGGGAACGATGCAGCCGCCGGGACGCGGACGGTGA
- a CDS encoding SulP family inorganic anion transporter, whose protein sequence is MAGTDNMGDSATSFLPRTITELRAGYSTQKFIRDLLAGLTVGVVALPLAMAFAIASGTTPERGLFTAIVAGFLISLLGGSRYQIGGPTGAFVIIIYNVIYRHGYDGLVITTLLAGAMLLIFGLCRIGALIKYIPYPVTTGFTAGIAVLIFSSQMKDFFGLQMEVVPPEFFDKWMAYAEHLGTINTPTLCVAGLALACILATRRFIPRIPAPVVGVAVASLAVWALGLQVETIGSRFGGIPRELPSFVWPTFTFARVRELLPDAMTIALLAGIESLLSCVVADGMTGDKHNSNVELTAQGAANIASVLFGGIPATGAIARTVTNIRSGGQTPVAGMVHAAVLVAFVLFLAPLASFIPLASLAAVLIMVSWDMSELHKFLRLLRAPKSDVVVMCLTFVLTVVIDLTVAVYVGVVLASLLFMRRMSEVTAICSCAIDDKPVIQGRETAELAVPDGVQVYEIDGPFFFGVADRFQSVSQALQKQPEVFILRMRKATTVDSTGANALEAFYRTCRRRGTVLLLSGVRPAARNMMQRFGTLDMIGRENVFENVDRAIEHAVRLLADKHGVAPTVKK, encoded by the coding sequence ATGGCTGGTACAGACAACATGGGCGACAGCGCGACATCCTTTCTGCCGCGCACCATCACGGAACTGCGCGCCGGGTATTCGACGCAGAAATTCATCCGCGACCTGCTGGCGGGCCTGACCGTGGGCGTGGTGGCCCTGCCGCTGGCCATGGCCTTCGCCATTGCCTCGGGCACCACCCCGGAACGCGGGCTGTTCACCGCCATCGTGGCCGGGTTCCTCATTTCGCTGCTGGGCGGCAGCCGCTACCAGATCGGCGGGCCCACCGGCGCCTTCGTGATCATCATCTACAACGTCATCTATCGGCACGGGTACGACGGCCTGGTCATCACCACCCTGCTGGCCGGGGCCATGCTGCTGATCTTCGGCCTGTGCCGCATCGGCGCGCTGATCAAGTACATTCCCTACCCGGTCACCACCGGGTTCACGGCGGGCATTGCCGTGCTGATCTTCTCGTCGCAGATGAAGGACTTCTTCGGCCTGCAGATGGAGGTCGTACCTCCTGAATTCTTCGACAAGTGGATGGCCTACGCGGAACACCTGGGCACCATCAACACGCCCACGCTGTGCGTGGCCGGGCTGGCGCTGGCGTGCATCCTGGCCACGCGGCGGTTCATCCCGCGCATTCCCGCCCCGGTGGTGGGGGTTGCGGTGGCTTCCCTTGCCGTGTGGGCGCTGGGGTTGCAGGTGGAAACCATCGGCAGCCGGTTCGGCGGCATTCCGCGTGAACTGCCCAGCTTCGTCTGGCCCACGTTCACCTTTGCCCGCGTGCGCGAACTGTTGCCCGACGCCATGACCATCGCCCTGCTGGCGGGCATCGAATCGCTGCTCTCGTGCGTGGTGGCCGACGGCATGACCGGCGACAAGCACAACTCCAACGTCGAACTGACCGCCCAGGGCGCGGCCAACATCGCCTCGGTGCTGTTCGGCGGCATTCCGGCCACCGGAGCCATCGCACGCACGGTCACCAACATCCGTTCCGGCGGGCAGACCCCGGTGGCGGGCATGGTGCACGCGGCGGTGCTGGTGGCCTTCGTGCTGTTCCTTGCGCCGCTGGCCTCGTTCATCCCGCTGGCCAGCCTGGCCGCCGTGCTGATCATGGTTTCGTGGGACATGAGCGAACTGCACAAGTTCCTGCGCCTGCTGCGCGCGCCCAAGTCCGATGTGGTGGTGATGTGCCTGACCTTCGTGCTGACCGTGGTCATCGACCTGACCGTGGCGGTATACGTGGGCGTGGTGCTGGCCTCGCTGCTGTTCATGCGCCGCATGAGCGAGGTGACCGCCATCTGCTCCTGCGCCATCGACGACAAGCCGGTGATCCAGGGGCGCGAGACGGCGGAACTGGCCGTGCCCGACGGGGTGCAGGTGTACGAGATAGACGGGCCGTTCTTCTTTGGCGTGGCCGACCGCTTCCAGAGCGTGTCGCAGGCGTTGCAGAAGCAGCCGGAGGTGTTCATCCTGCGCATGCGCAAGGCCACCACCGTGGACTCCACCGGGGCCAACGCGCTGGAGGCGTTCTACCGCACCTGCCGTCGCCGGGGCACCGTGCTGCTGCTGTCCGGCGTGCGGCCAGCCGCCCGCAACATGATGCAGCGCTTCGGCACCCTGGACATGATCGGCCGCGAGAACGTGTTCGAGAACGTGGACCGGGCCATCGAACACGCCGTGCGCCTGCTGGCCGACAAGCACGGGGTGGCGCCCACGGTGAAGAAATAG
- a CDS encoding AraC family transcriptional regulator: MTRSPFDIALRTVPGTAPAAAAAPAASPSAADITGQGASAPSYTGVFTDYAPPGTDTAFGLPRPEGLPLREDTLRRYEARINRVIDYIAADPARDFTLDELAGAAPFSRFHFHRIFSGLVGETLHAFIRRLRMDRAANMLAFAPALSVTDVAMHCGFSSSQNFARAFRERFGMTPSEYRRRRHYQTGADREGARCLLADPFRAHAGNGKARNAPSGGPVYPPSMCNEAAGRDGATGSVAQHSEPSGIPALPGTVPLHGDMPWFPGGPPHVRLDPDSARSNAMNVEVSEKPAYRVAYLRHIGPYASETIGPVWGRLMAWAGQRDLVRPGVPGFGVSWDNPEVTPPEHCRYDACVAIGPEVDALELAESGISVQTLPGGLYAEYRSMIPCDGFFRAWNDMYTQWLPASGWQCDDRPGYELYHDMLGCPPEGPWDVGICVAVRPL, from the coding sequence ATGACGCGTTCTCCGTTCGATATTGCCCTCCGGACCGTCCCCGGAACTGCACCGGCTGCCGCAGCCGCTCCCGCTGCCAGTCCCTCCGCCGCGGACATCACCGGGCAAGGCGCATCCGCGCCGTCGTACACGGGAGTCTTCACGGATTATGCCCCGCCCGGCACGGACACCGCCTTCGGCCTGCCCCGCCCGGAAGGCCTGCCCCTGCGCGAAGACACCCTGCGCCGCTACGAGGCGCGCATCAACCGGGTGATCGACTACATCGCGGCGGACCCGGCGCGCGACTTCACCCTGGACGAACTGGCCGGTGCCGCCCCCTTTTCGCGCTTTCACTTTCACCGCATCTTCTCCGGGCTGGTGGGCGAAACGCTGCACGCGTTCATCCGCCGCCTGCGCATGGACCGCGCGGCCAACATGCTGGCCTTTGCCCCGGCCCTGAGCGTGACGGACGTTGCCATGCACTGCGGGTTTTCCTCGTCGCAGAATTTCGCCCGCGCCTTTCGTGAACGTTTCGGCATGACGCCCAGCGAATACCGCCGCCGCCGTCATTACCAGACCGGTGCGGACCGGGAAGGGGCGCGCTGCCTGCTGGCAGACCCCTTTCGCGCGCACGCGGGGAATGGCAAGGCGCGAAACGCCCCGTCCGGCGGCCCGGTGTACCCACCGTCCATGTGCAACGAGGCAGCCGGGCGCGACGGTGCGACCGGTTCCGTGGCGCAGCATTCGGAGCCCTCCGGTATCCCGGCCCTGCCGGGCACGGTGCCCCTGCATGGGGACATGCCGTGGTTTCCGGGCGGTCCGCCACACGTCCGGCTGGATCCGGACAGCGCAAGGAGCAACGCCATGAACGTGGAAGTTTCGGAAAAGCCCGCCTATCGCGTGGCCTACCTGCGGCACATCGGCCCCTATGCCAGCGAAACCATCGGTCCGGTGTGGGGCCGCCTGATGGCCTGGGCCGGGCAGCGCGATCTGGTACGGCCCGGCGTGCCGGGATTCGGCGTGAGCTGGGACAACCCGGAAGTGACCCCGCCGGAACACTGCCGCTATGACGCCTGCGTCGCCATCGGGCCGGAGGTGGACGCGCTGGAACTGGCCGAGTCGGGCATCAGCGTGCAGACATTGCCCGGCGGGCTGTACGCGGAATACCGCAGCATGATCCCCTGCGACGGGTTCTTCCGGGCCTGGAACGACATGTACACCCAGTGGCTGCCCGCCAGCGGCTGGCAGTGCGATGACCGCCCCGGCTACGAACTGTATCACGACATGCTGGGCTGCCCTCCGGAAGGCCCGTGGGACGTGGGCATCTGCGTGGCGGTGCGGCCGCTGTAG